A window of Chryseobacterium sp. IHB B 17019 genomic DNA:
TACACGGAAGACGTTTTTTGACTGTTGAATTTCGAATTGCTTAAAAGTAAAGGGTTTCACTATAAATTTGTTGGCAATGTAATGGTAAAGGTAGAGCCTTTTCCAACTTCGGATTTTACGGTAATTTCTCCTTTATAATCTTCTACCATTTTCCTTACCATGGATAATCCAAGCCCCATTCCGCTGTTTTTTGAAGTGAAATTAGGTTCAAAAATTCTCTCAAATATATTCTCCGGAATACCGATTCCATTGTCCTGAACAGAGATCATAACTCTTCTCTGATGCTGCTCTACATCTACGTTAATAATGAGTTTTCTTTCTTCGCTTTCTGCCTGTTTTGCATTGGTTACGAGATTCGTGATAATTCTGGACAGATAAATCCTATCCATATTGATCATGATATTATTTTTATTGGAGTGCATAAAAATACTATCATCATTAAACACACGAAGGATATCCTCAACTTCATTATTCAAATTAATTACCTCATTATTTTTTTCGGGAAGCTTTGCAAATTCTGAGAAGGCAGAAGCTACAGTTGCGATTAAATCAATCTGATCAACCATTGTTTTGCTCATTTGTTTTACGCGTTCTCTGATGTTCGGATCTTCAGGATCAAATTTTCTTTCAAAATTCTGGATGGTAAGTTTCATTGGTGTCAGAGGGTTTTTCACCTCATGAGCGACTTGTTTTGCCATTTCTCTCCATGCTTCTTCCGATGCTTTAAAACGAAGTCTTTCTTTCTGATCCTGAATTTGTAGAATCATTCTGTTATAGGCTCTTGCCAAAGCATTCAATTCATCGTTTTTGTAATACCTGATTGGGCGCATCTCATTCTCAAACAATGTAATACGGGTAATCATATCAGAAAACTTAGTGATATTTTTCGCTAGACTGTTCGACATCACCCAGCTGAACCAAATACTGAATAAAATTAAGAAAATATCAACAAGAATAATATATTTTACATATTTGGAAAGAACTTCCATATAAGCAGACTCGTTATGATAAAGAGGAATATAAACGATCGCAATAGGCTCCAGCTCATTATTTTTTAAAATCAGATAAGAAGATGTAAGCCCTGCCTCTTTAGCGGCATCATAACCTTTGATGTCAACCCTTGCATCGGTTGACAAAATTTTATTGACAATATTAAGAGGAATTGTTTTCTGCTCAACGAGACTTTTATCTTTATTGGAAAGCAGATAGTTTCCCTTCAGATCATAAAGGACAATGTCATGCTGATTGATATCTGCAATTTCGAAGATCTTATTACTTAAAACAACAGGAAGATCTTCAGTATCAATGGTTGCCCGGCTCACTGCATAATCCAGATACCTCATGACGGCACTGGTTTTATCATGCATATCAATCTCGCTTTGCTTTAGGGAATTATCCCTTAAAACAAAATAAGGAACAAGCGACGAAGCAACAACACTTAAAAGACATACCAGCAAAAAACCAAAAAAAACGCGGTTTCTTAAGCTATATCCTTTATACATATTTAATGACATTCTGTTTATTAATTAACTTAGCAATATACTTACCAATTATATCAAATTCTAAATTAACTTTATCTCCAGATTTCAAATATTTCATGTTTGTAAATTCCCAGGTATATGGAATGATTGCCACAGAAAACTGTGTTTCTTCGCTTTTTGCAACAGTTAAGCTGATTCCGTTTACAGTAATTGACCCTTGAGGAACGGTTACAAAACTTCCGTTATCTTCATATTTAATAGTAATAAAATAACTTCCGTCTTTGTTTTCAATGCTCACCACTTCCCCCGTTTTATCAACGTGTCCCTGCACAATATGCCCGTCTAGCCTGCCGTCCATTTTCATGCAACGCTCAAGATTCACGACAGTTCCTATCTCCCATTTTCCGAGATTGGTTTTTTCTAAAGTTTCATTGATGGCCGTTACCACATATTGATCACCTTCAGTTTTCACAACCGTAAGACAACAACCGTTATGGGCAAGGCTTTGATCTATTTTTAATTCATCTGTAAAAGGGCAGGTAAGCGTAAAATCAATATTACTTCCGTTTGTTTCAATTTTCTCAATAACTCCTACTGCTTCAATTATTCCTGTGAACATATTATTTTTTGCTAAATTTGTAAAATTATAATCTTCAAAGATAATCAAAATGAGCCCAAAAAACCATAAAGTACGAGTAGGAATTTCAATTGGAGATTTCAACGGCATCGGTCCCGAAATCATCATGAAGTCCCTGAAAGACAAAACTATTACGGATTTTTTCACTCCAGTAATTTTTGGTTCGGGAAAACTTTTCACCTATCAGAAAAATATTTTTAAGCTAAATTTAAATTTTAATTATATAAATGAAGCTTCGCAGGCTCAGGCAGGAAAACTAAATATGGTAAACCTCGCTAAGGAAAATTCTAATGTAGAGCTTGGAACTCCAACGGAAGAATCCACCAAAATGGCGATTGACTCTCTGGAAGCTGCTACAGAAGCTTTAATGAAGGGAGAAATAGACGTTTTGGTCACCGCCCCTATCAATAAAGACGAAATGATGAAAATGGGCTTTAAACATGCGGGCCACACAGGATATTTTGAAGAAAAATTCAACAAAAAAGGACTGATGTTTTTGGTAACGGAAGATTTGAAAGTTGCCGTTTCAACACATCACATTCCTCTTGCTCAGGTTGCTGAAAATATTTCTAAGGAAAAAATTAAAAAGCAAATCAGGGTTCTGAATCAAACTTTAATTGAAGATTTTAGTATTACAAAACCGAAAATTGCCGTTTTAGGCTTAAATCCACATTCCGGAGACGGTGGCGTAATCGGAAATGAAGAAATAGAAATCATAGCTCCGGCGATTAAAGAGCTTTCAGACAACGGGATTCTGGCTTTCGGGCCTTTTCCGGCGGACAGCTTTTTCCAGCCGAATAAATATAAAAGTTTTGATGCCGTTTTAGCAATGTATCACGATCAGGGGCTGGCTCCATTCAAAACGCTGGCTTATGAAGAAGGAGTGAATTATACAGCGGGACTTCCCTATATAAGAACTTCGCCTGATCATGGGGTTGCCTATGATATTGCGGGACAAAATATTGCCGACGAGCAGAGTTTTACAGAAGCAATTTTTACCGCTATTAAAATTTTTAAAAACAGAATTGAATACAATGATCTTATGAGCAATCGCCTGCAGCCAAGAAAAATGGTTGTAGATAACGGGGTTGACGAAGATCTGCCGGACGATATGGAAGCTTAAATCTTGGAAACAAAGTTTAAGTAAATTTGTTAGAAAATTTATTTGTTATTATAAAAAAATTGCATATTTTTGCACACTCATTTTATGGACAAGTTAAGAAACTACGACGTTAGCTTTTCCGGACTGAAAAACGGTAAGCACGAGTTCAAGTATGAGATAGATAAAGAGTTCTTTCAATTATTTGACACTGAACAGGAATTTACAAATCCTAGAATCGCGGTGGATGTTTTACTTGATAAACACACAACTTTTTTAGAATTTGAGATAAAGATTCATGGGTTGGTGGAATTGGTTTGTGATATTACAAACGATAATTTCGATCATCCTATTGAAAATCAGATCAGGGTTTTGGTAAAGTTTGGGGAAGAATATGATGACAGCGAAGAAGATGTAATCACTATCCCGGCTACCGATCATGCTTTTAATATAGCACAGTTGATTTACGAAAACGTGATGCTTTCCATTCCAATGAAAAAGATATCACCGAACGTAAGTGATGAAGATCTGGAAATCCTGGAAAAATTCAGTCCGAAAGAAAGTGAAGAAGAGGAAGAACATAAAGGCGACCCAAGATGGGACGCATTAAAGAAATTAAAAGATAAAAATTAAATAGTTTAATGATGAGATGATGAATCTCATCGCTCATCAATTAAAAAAGTTATTAGAAAATGGCACATCCAAAGAGAAGACAGTCGTCTACAAGAAGAGATAAGAGAAGAACTCACTATAAAGCTGTAGTTCCTCAATTGGCTAAAGATGCAACAACAGGAGAGCTTCACCTATATCACAGAGCTCACTGGCATGAAGGAAAACTATACTACAGAGGAAAAGTAGTATTAGAAAAAGAAGTAGCTACTACTGAAGAAAACTAAGAGACGCTTTTCATCGAAAAAGCCTCATTTTAATACAAAAACCGCTCAATTTTGATAAAATTTGGCGGTTTTTTGTTGTTTTTTGTGTTTTTTTGGTATCTTTGAGGCAAAATCAAATAACATATTTATGGACATTAAAGACATACAAAATCTTATCAAGTTTGTATCTAAGGCAGAGGTTTCTGAAGTGAAATACAAAACTAAAGATTTCGAAATCACTATTAAAACTCCATTAGCCGGAAGCGAAGTAACTTATGCTCAGCCTGCAGTTTATCACACTGCTCCTCAGCAAGTAGCTGCTGCTCCTGCACCTGCTGCAACTTCGGCGGCTGCACCTGCTGAAAAGGCTGAAGCAGCATCTGACGACAGCAAATATATCGCGATCAAATCTCCTATGATCGGAACTTTCTACAGAAAACCATCTCCTGATAAAGATGTTTTCGTAAACGTTGGTGACGAAGTGTCTATCGGAAAAACGGTTTGTGTAATCGAAGCAATGAAGTTATTCAACCAAATTGAATCTGAAGTAAGCGGAAAAATCGTTAAGATTTTAGTTGATGATGCTACGCCTGTAGAATACGATCAACCTTTA
This region includes:
- a CDS encoding sensor histidine kinase — encoded protein: MYKGYSLRNRVFFGFLLVCLLSVVASSLVPYFVLRDNSLKQSEIDMHDKTSAVMRYLDYAVSRATIDTEDLPVVLSNKIFEIADINQHDIVLYDLKGNYLLSNKDKSLVEQKTIPLNIVNKILSTDARVDIKGYDAAKEAGLTSSYLILKNNELEPIAIVYIPLYHNESAYMEVLSKYVKYIILVDIFLILFSIWFSWVMSNSLAKNITKFSDMITRITLFENEMRPIRYYKNDELNALARAYNRMILQIQDQKERLRFKASEEAWREMAKQVAHEVKNPLTPMKLTIQNFERKFDPEDPNIRERVKQMSKTMVDQIDLIATVASAFSEFAKLPEKNNEVINLNNEVEDILRVFNDDSIFMHSNKNNIMINMDRIYLSRIITNLVTNAKQAESEERKLIINVDVEQHQRRVMISVQDNGIGIPENIFERIFEPNFTSKNSGMGLGLSMVRKMVEDYKGEITVKSEVGKGSTFTITLPTNL
- a CDS encoding riboflavin synthase, with the protein product MFTGIIEAVGVIEKIETNGSNIDFTLTCPFTDELKIDQSLAHNGCCLTVVKTEGDQYVVTAINETLEKTNLGKWEIGTVVNLERCMKMDGRLDGHIVQGHVDKTGEVVSIENKDGSYFITIKYEDNGSFVTVPQGSITVNGISLTVAKSEETQFSVAIIPYTWEFTNMKYLKSGDKVNLEFDIIGKYIAKLINKQNVIKYV
- the pdxA gene encoding 4-hydroxythreonine-4-phosphate dehydrogenase PdxA; translated protein: MSPKNHKVRVGISIGDFNGIGPEIIMKSLKDKTITDFFTPVIFGSGKLFTYQKNIFKLNLNFNYINEASQAQAGKLNMVNLAKENSNVELGTPTEESTKMAIDSLEAATEALMKGEIDVLVTAPINKDEMMKMGFKHAGHTGYFEEKFNKKGLMFLVTEDLKVAVSTHHIPLAQVAENISKEKIKKQIRVLNQTLIEDFSITKPKIAVLGLNPHSGDGGVIGNEEIEIIAPAIKELSDNGILAFGPFPADSFFQPNKYKSFDAVLAMYHDQGLAPFKTLAYEEGVNYTAGLPYIRTSPDHGVAYDIAGQNIADEQSFTEAIFTAIKIFKNRIEYNDLMSNRLQPRKMVVDNGVDEDLPDDMEA
- a CDS encoding YceD family protein — protein: MDKLRNYDVSFSGLKNGKHEFKYEIDKEFFQLFDTEQEFTNPRIAVDVLLDKHTTFLEFEIKIHGLVELVCDITNDNFDHPIENQIRVLVKFGEEYDDSEEDVITIPATDHAFNIAQLIYENVMLSIPMKKISPNVSDEDLEILEKFSPKESEEEEEHKGDPRWDALKKLKDKN
- the rpmF gene encoding 50S ribosomal protein L32 — encoded protein: MAHPKRRQSSTRRDKRRTHYKAVVPQLAKDATTGELHLYHRAHWHEGKLYYRGKVVLEKEVATTEEN
- the accB gene encoding acetyl-CoA carboxylase biotin carboxyl carrier protein, which translates into the protein MDIKDIQNLIKFVSKAEVSEVKYKTKDFEITIKTPLAGSEVTYAQPAVYHTAPQQVAAAPAPAATSAAAPAEKAEAASDDSKYIAIKSPMIGTFYRKPSPDKDVFVNVGDEVSIGKTVCVIEAMKLFNQIESEVSGKIVKILVDDATPVEYDQPLFLVDPS